The Tripterygium wilfordii isolate XIE 37 chromosome 5, ASM1340144v1, whole genome shotgun sequence genome window below encodes:
- the LOC119998361 gene encoding mitochondrial fission 1 protein A-like produces the protein MEAKVSGFFDSVAAFFGGGDQIPWCDGDIIHGCEREVADAADGDSEDLKRESIMRLSWALVHSRKPEDVQRGIAMLEASLANNSTPLEHREKLFLLAVGYYRSGKYSRSRQLVEQCLEIAPDWRQALSLKKAIEDKIAKDGVIGIGITATAVGVIAAGVAAALARKK, from the exons ATGGAAGCGAAGGTCAGCGGATTCTTCGACTCTGTGGCTGCTTTCTTTGGGGGCGGTGATCAGATCCCATGGTGCGACGGCGACATCATCCAC GGCTGTGAGAGAGAAGTTGCAGATGCTGCCGATGGTGACTCGGAGGACCTCAAGCGTGAGAGTATCATGCGTTTGTCGTGGGCTCTTGTTCACTCTAGAAAACCAGAAGATGTGCAGCGTGGGATAGCTATGCTTGAAG CGTCCCTGGCCAACAATAGCACACCTTTGGAGCACAGGGAGAAGCTTTTTCTCTTGGCTGTTGGATACTATAGAAGTGGTAAATATTCAAGGAGCCGACAGCTTGTAGAACAATGTTTGGAG ATTGCACCCGATTGGAGGCAGGCGCTGTCCCTTAAGAAGGCAATTGAAGATAAAATAGCAAAGG ATGGTGTTATTGGAATAGGCATTACTGCTACTGCCGTGGGAGTTATAGCTGCTGGTGTTGCTGCAGCATTGGCTCGCAAGAAATGA